In one window of Episyrphus balteatus chromosome 3, idEpiBalt1.1, whole genome shotgun sequence DNA:
- the LOC129917052 gene encoding heme oxygenase 1, translating to MSATTTEEDFPTQLKKATRDVHKISDVLVNAKFALALSNDKVWADGLLSFYEIYKFFEEELPEELLPKEYHRIAGFEKDFEYFLGKDWRQTYEIKEPVKKYLEHLREVNKKDKILLFAYAFQMYMALMSGGQLLQRKRMIARKLTMSKKEDDEEETVKPGCEATWFGYKKIPELKAKLKSILNEKYKEFDEDMKKAYIEESRNVFIFNNEVIRSVKGVNQANAIQMLVFVGMVTIAFILKWYLLPK from the exons ATGAGTGCTACAACAACAGAAGAAGATTTTCCAACTCAGCTAAAAAAAGCCACAAGAGATGTCCATAAAATAAGTGATGTTCTTGTGAATGCAAAGTTTGCTTTGG CTCTTTCAAATGACAAAGTTTGGGCCGATGGACTTTTATCCTTCTACGAAATTTATAAATTCTTCGAGGAAGAACTTCCCGAAGAATTACTTCCAAAAGAATATCATCGCATTGCCGGCTTCGAAAaagattttgaatattttcttgGCAAAGATTGGCGACAAACTTACGAAATCAAAGAACCCGTCAAGAAATATCTCGAACACTTGCGTGAAGTcaacaaaaaagataaaattctcCTCTTTGCCTATGCTTTTCAAATGTACATGGCATTAATGTCCGGTGGGCAATTGTTGCAACGCAAACGAATGATTGCTAGAAAGTTGACAATGTCTAAAAAAGAAGACGATGAAGAAGAAACTGTTAAGCCCGGTTGTGAAGCAACATGGTTTGGGTATAAGAAAATACCAGAGCTTAAGGCAAAATTGAAGTCTATATTAAATGAGAAATACAAGGAATTTGATGAGGACATGAAAAAGGCATACATTGAAGAGAGTAgaaatgttttcatattcaaCAATGAAGTTATACGATCAGTGAAAGGAGTTAATCAGGCAAATGCAATACAAATGCTTGTGTTTGTTGGAATGGTTACAATTGCATTCATTTTGAAATGGTATTTGCTTCCAAAatag